In a single window of the Centropristis striata isolate RG_2023a ecotype Rhode Island chromosome 18, C.striata_1.0, whole genome shotgun sequence genome:
- the stum gene encoding protein stum homolog, with the protein MAQKEGVKEQGRVKTGDNLGAKAIAGAPTAGGGVVVEVREKKGPLRAAIPTMPFPLAVICLFLNTFIPGLGTFISAFTVLCGARSELISERGVCCVFWLNVAAAFIQILTAVIMVGWIMSIFWGMDMVILAISDGYRDQGLPQDV; encoded by the exons ATGGCACAGAAAGAAGGAGTAAAGGAGCAGGGGCGTGTTAAGACCGGAGACAATCTTGGGGCCAAAGCCATTGCTGGGGCCCCTACAGCAGGTGGAGGAGTGGTGGTGGAGGTCAGGGAGAAGAAGGGACCTCTGCGGGCTGCGATACCCACAATGCCCTTCCCTTTGGCTGTCATTTGTCTGTTTCTGAACACCTTCATACCTGGACTAG GTACTTTCATCTCAGCGTTCACGGTGCTGTGTGGAGCTCGCAGCGAGCTGATCTCTGAGCgaggtgtttgttgtgtgttctGGCTCAATGTGGCAGCAGCCTTCATCCAGATACTGACAGCTGTTATCATGGTTGGATGGATCATGAGCATCTTCTGGGGAATGGACATGGTCATCCTAGCAA TTTCTGATG GCTACAGAGACCAGGGTCTTCCTCAGGATGTCTGA